The following is a genomic window from Fundulus heteroclitus isolate FHET01 chromosome 16, MU-UCD_Fhet_4.1, whole genome shotgun sequence.
ATGTGCTTTCATGTGTACAGTAAAATCCATTTTGTACAATTGactcacatttgtttttaaatgtcaaatatGTATTATCAAATGTCAAAAAATGGGattaaaaaacaacctttgtcaCTATTATCGTTGAAAAGCACCACTTATTTGTATTGTTTGAAATATTGTGACAGGTTCCTCATTTCCACTTTTTTCCACATTATTTCCAGGAATTAACAAAGTAAGACCCAAAGACaaccaaaataattaaaagaaataaaacgcAACAAAAGATGGACATACATTTTTCTATACAGTCATCTGGGCCAGTTGAGGAATCAACTATCCTCATATCTATGTGGGTGTCTTGTTCAGGGTAGTGAACTTTCTGAGAGTGAGCCGCTGAGGTGTTTGTCAAGGATCCAGTTTGGGAACTTTGAGCAAGATGCTGAATTTCATTAATTGATAACTTCTTAAGTTGCCTCAAAAAGTTGGTGGTGATCCTGTATGTGTGTTCTGGATCATAGCTTGACCCCTGGTTTTCAGATGCGTCATAATGCTGAGTGATGTAGACTTGGTCTATTATCTCTCCAGCTTCAGCCCCCCCTTCATTCACTCCAATTAGGATTCGAGCGCTGTTCCACAAAATATTCCTCCTCGGGGAATTTACTACATATGATGGAAGTGTTGCTGATGTGGGTTGATGAATATTGCCAATCGTGTAGTACTGGTAGCACCAAGGGAGAGATTCAAGCAATCCCTCCAGATTCCTGTAGCGATGGGAGCCATAATCACCAGAGCTTGGATCAAAGGTCAGTCGGATGACATTATTGCGATCAATTTCAACTTCACAAGCAAACCAGTGGAGCAGCTCTAAAATGTTTGTCTGCTCAGACTGGAGGCAGGTGATCAGGTCATTGATGGAGTTCAGACTTCTCCGTGCAGCGTGCAGCGAGGTCAGAGTAAGGAGCAGCGCTACATAGACGCTTCTCATGTTCTTCAACATCTTCAACCCctgaaacaacatttttaaatgctttagTGCTCATTCCTGCTGCCCATTGCTGTCCAAAGCTTTTAGTactgaaatgtttcatttttttaatataccaaagaacaattaaaagcacttgaagccttttttttttttttttttagcaaatgtgTACATTTCATGACAACACGGTATTTACAATGgggtgtttttctgtttctataacttttataattttCTGTCGCAATCTCGACAATCCAAAGAGCCACATTTGCCCACATTTACATGATCTTTTGACAAAGGATGACTTAAGATTTTTGAAAAATAGCTAATGTAGACAATGTGTTGTCATAAAGAAGcaccattttattttcatttttaggttttaaaataatgtgtatgtatattttttctaTGCAATTTCAGTTGTTTGAATATGATGTCTTAAAAAACACATAGTCCCCAACCCAATGACAAGaaacatagattttaaaaaataagacTGGTACTTTTAATGTCATTCTCTTGTAGAAATTAAATGCATTGATTCGATGAAAAAACTTCTAAAACCTGCTTTTGttatattcatatttaaaatcaGCAGTTTATACTTTTTTAAGACCCATTGTGGAAGGTCtaaagagccacttgtggctctggtgCCGCATGTTAAAGACCACTTTGTTAATGTTTGGAGGTTATCACAATTTTTAAGATCTCTATTTAATAATTCACTGTTTTAGGGAAGGTTTAACAAGAAAGGAAATGTACCATAACCTTGTCCATATTAAGTGCAACAGGGAGTCAGTTTGATCTGTTACCAAGAATGTAGTTTAGTCCTTTTACATCTTTGATTTGAAACCCATAACATACTTATAATTAgatgtttataaaataaatctatcCCTAAATAGACCAAATTATATCTAATACtatatttaaatctttttattagAACAAAATAGAGCTTACCGACGGCATTAGGTGGCTGCTtcttgctctctctctgtctctgtgtgggCGAGACGAGAGAGAAAGAAGTTTCATTTTTCTGGTAAATGAAACTGAAGGAATGGAATCTCGTCAAGTATAAGTGACTTGACTATGTATTGGTTTTTGTTATCTTCATGGCCATAAAACACCACATAGTACAATGTACAATGcgttgtaaaagtattcattgTAGCTAAACTTATTCATATTtagtacaaccacaaacctcaatgattttatttcctaGACCAGGCTTCTAGGactgcaagtggctctttggaccttccacaatggctctttaataactttggctaaaaatgatgaagaaccaatacatttttacatatacAGGTATAATAACAAAGGATAGGTTTAAGCTGATTGTGGTTgtgtgggtggggtgggggaggggccaTGGAGTGACTGCGCTGCATTTTCACAGCAGAATGACacaatataactttttttttcttctattattaTGTTGGAAACTGTTTTCTCAGTTTTTCACATAATTCCCTGGGATGTTTACGTCCCACAGATGAAAATGTATccatccttttttaaaaacctttgtttttgtgCTATTTTAAACCTAAAACAGATATAAAATGGGTGTCCTTAAAATTTTTACTATTTTCCTAATCAAGAGCTATCAAAAATATACTAAAACATCACCCAGGATTGCTTTACATTTTGCTCCATTTATCTTTATCAAATCTAACCAGCTCACCTTTCCCTGCTGGAATAAAATaatccccacatcatgatgctgccaccaccatgcttcacagtggGAATGTTTTGTTCAGGTTAATGAGCAGCAGTTTTCAACCACAATTGTTGGTCAAAAAGTTCATTTTTGGTCTctgatgatggactgaacagtgctGGCATGAACTTTAAAAGGTTAGgatgttgttgggtttttttaaccctttttctcCTTGCTCCTTTCAAGCCATATTTAGGCACTACTTTGTGATAACCTGTTGCATAAAATCCCCGTAGGGTATGTTGAAGTCTGTTGTTGTATGACAAAGACCAACTGCTAACAAGTTCAGCTGGAAGGATtacttttccaaggcactgtTGGTAAAGCAGATCATTGCAAATATGTTTTCTGCTCTTggtcaaatatatttttgccaAAGGTTGTTTGCAGTATTGCACAAAGCATGAACACTTAAAAAGGATGACGCAGCTGGTTTGTTTCACTTTATTGCATCCAGTTTACATTGGGAGGGGGGAAGCACCAGAGTCactatctataaaaaaaaaaaaaaaaattgttaaaaaaaacaaaaaacacacactttcAACATTACATAACCTTGTACAATAAAAGCTTGTCAAATTTGCTTTTCTATTAACAATTACAATGCCCGGCACACCCATATTGACCCAGCATTAGATCTAAATGTTAGATTTTATATCGCTGATTGATGAGGTTGAGGAGTAGAGTACAATACAGTTTTACAATCAAAAGTACATTTATCAAACATAttgtattttcatatttttacgttttaactgttttttttatcattgctATTTAAAAGCACCATATTGTCTGGCTTGCACAGTGTCTGGGAACATGGCTGctcatattttacttttaacaaGGAAGAtcaagacaaaaatgaaaaatagtgCCAGGGCAATACCCAATATGCAAAGGACAACACCTTCATCAGATGATGCTGTATTGTACTGAGGTCTGTAGTTCTGATGAGAGTAGTAGGATCCTTGTGAATGAGTAGAAGTATATCCAAAGCTGCTTATCTGGGCAGCTGGTCTTAGATTATACTGAGATACATAGTCGTTCTGATTAGAGTTGGAGGAGACTTGTAGGAAAGCAGAAGTGTTTTCAGCGGTGACTCTTTGTTGGATCTGTAAGATGGAGAGTGCTCTGAACTGTCGTAACAGGTTGGTAGTGATCTCATATGTGTGTTCAGGGTCGTATTCGGTGCCATCACGTACAGACGTGCCAACATGCTGTGTGATGTAGACTTGTCGTATAGTCCACCTCCCGTTGCTTCCCCTGGCTGTAAATACGATCCGAGCTCTGCCCCATCCAATGGTTCTCCTCCTGGCATTACGTACATAAGCAGGGAGCTGTTGTAATGAGTCTCTGTGAAGGTTTCCAACTGTGTAGTATTTGTACCCCCAAGGACATTTGACCAACAGCTCGTTGAAATTGCTGTAGTAATGGGAACCATATTCCAACTCTGGGTTAAAGGTCAACTGGATGTCATTGCAATTGTCAGTGTTAAGCTCATTGGCGAACCAGTGAAGCAGCTCTAAAATGTTGGATTGAGGAACATTGGTTTTTAGCTCACTGATGGAGTTGAGTTTCCGTATCGGTGTCCGTGTCGCGTACGCTGAGGTCAGGCTTAAGAGCAGGAGTACCCAGAAACCTGGTAATTTTCTAGACATCTTCAGTTCCTGTGAAGACATTTCAGAGGTGGTGGTGTTCATCCATGCTGCAAGTTATTTCTTTCTCCATTCATGCTTATTAGGATGCATCCAGTAAATAACTCAAAGTAGTATAATATTTAATCTTCAGTTTGATCTTAAAATGCCACAACTTTTAAGCAACAGGTATCGGACTAAAAATCATTGAACTGGTTTGGCTTGTTGTTCCTACTTCCTGAAGACGAGGGAAAAGGTTTTTGAGTCAAACATTTTGAACTTTCTACAGAAAGTAACTTAAATATGTAGGGccctagtgtttttttttttttttctccacttacATTTTACACACATATTGGTACTTTATAATTCTAAATTGCATATTATAGGATTTACCCAAATTTGGTTAAAATgatttgggtaaaaaaacaaacatctgtgaAAAAGAATTAAAGTAAAGAATGAAATTGGTTCAATAATGGCcacaagtttttcttttttttcttttttgtattcaaATTAGTTAGGCTCTGATAAGGTGCTTTGATTTATATGTAAACTTGTTCTGTCTTGACTGACAGACCTAATGAATGACGCCTCCAAAGTAAATCTCAGCTTTATTACCGTATagatcttcaaaaaaaaattcacccGCAAACCTTTATATACACATGGAAGTGTGCTTATATTGCTAGCAGAGATTTTACCAAAGTGGGATGATTGATTCTGaaattttacagaaaaacaatagCATTGCATTATGTacgtttttatgtttaaaatatttctatttatggGTTTGTTGTAGCGAACTCTAAATCTGTGTCTTTGAGTTTGTAATCAATTAAAATAGCTTACCTGCATTAGTCAGGTCCTGCCCGATCGCTCACCTGTGTCTGTGCGTGTGTATGTCTgcgtgtgagagagagagagggattgGTATAAGGCTCTGTTGCTGTCTCCGTGGAAACAAAACTACAGGGAATGAAGCCCGGTCGGTTACAGTAGGTTGGGCCAATTATCTACACGAAAAAAATTATCTTCcttattcagctggaagaagTTGCTAATCTGTTGCTCGAGGCTGTTGAAATTCAAAAGCTGAGCAACTTTATGCGCGGTAAATTTACCAGCTGGTGTATCATACTGCAAAGGAAATTTAATAGCTATAAAAAGattgctttcatgttgtttgtCATTTCCAGGTATGTTTAGTTTCAGCCTAAACGTTTTTCCTGTTCAAGAATTTTAAACATCTATTATCAGCTAAAGGCACGTGGGCATTTTACAGGTAGCGTGCAAGTTCACTCTCCACAAGTACTAGTTGAAAATAAATGGTTCATAGAATGAACATAAACTCAAAACTCCCAGCATGAGCTGATTTCATAACATTTGTAGTTTTATTTCCCCCATATGCTTAAAAATTATCTCTTAAATGTTGTTGGACATCATCATCCATCAgtggttttaattattttgagtcATGTAGCATTTCTGAGTTTTGCCTTCAGGTTGCAAAACTCACCAAACCTGTGGACCTTGCTCACTTATAGGTTGTTTTGAGAAGTTGTTGAACAAAGCTGACATTATGCGCTCATGCACCTGTGTAGAGTCTTCACTCCCTTTGTGCGAGCAGATAATCTTCTCTTCGACCTTGTGCCATCAGGGAATGGCTGGTCTCAGCAGCAGGTTCCTGTGAAACGAGGTCCTCTCGTCATGATAAGAATGTTCTGGAGACAGAAAGcgatagcctcgtgagaccatcctgatctcgcgagctttcaaggtttcactcgcagatcagtctggctaccctccgttaaagaaaatttggagccgttcaccaaacgaacgtccaatcagcgttggctttgaggcgggttgaggtgtgacgcaacgagaagcgcaacagttcagtctaaagaacatggcggcttcagccgatgaaactagcgttagcgtggctatcgagcaagttttatcggaattacagagtatttctttgctgagctaacgagcctttacctgcagcagcaagagtagcttggcttgtggttgtgttttcgtcgttgctctgttacgagcgacgacgaatctgattggtttatttggcccgtctatcaccaacataggccaatcagctaaccagtattttcgccccttcccaaaattacttcaacggaaggtttccagatggatatgcggagcaaatctatctggcggagtcaggtaaagaaAGCGAGGCCTGGGTACCGAATTCGGTACTTGTAGAGACACCGACCGAATCCTGTCGGTACTTATGTGGACCGATTCACGTGAAATTAAGCGGTACCATGTTTTGGTATTGTTGATGTTTGGAACAAGATAATACCTGGATGAACTCAAGCCTGCTCACCTGCTACATATTCTGCTGTTTTAGTGACCTGAGAGGAAATGCATTTATGACACCGTATGTATTTAATTAGTTGGTTATCCAATAAGCAAACATCCACTGGACCGAATCCAAGCAGGTTTAACTCGATGTGCCTTTAAAGTGCTGAGTTATTTTTAGAAtattgcactttattttttaattttttttcgcAGTTTGCGCTTTATCTTTACCAAGTTACCAGTgtttagaaaacaaaataaacttttttttaagatagGTTTTTAGTATTTCACAGTTTTGCTGCATATTCTTTTTTCCAAACACAAATCAACCCACATACCTTTGTTGGCTAAAACCTTCATTGTCAACAGTAAAAGTGTCCACATGATAACGTTATAATCATAAACACCTATCATGCCTCAAATTATAGCAGTTGATTATTGACAAATACATTGTACTCAAAGGGCTTTATTACACAgccataaaacatgttttaaatgaatacTTTGTCCACTTGAGGAAACTGAGCAAAGTCTGTTTAAGTGTTTAAGTGCATTTCTCCTTTGGAGACAAACTGCatctatttattaaaataattcaaaatctAGCTTGGTTGATTGCATCCAGCTTCCTAAACTTAAATGGAGCAAGAAAACACCTTCTTCACTCAAACGATATGCTATTGCACTTTACCAATCAAAGTctattgaatacattttttcagATCTAAATTTGCATGTATTTAGAAGTGGTCTGGGTGTATGCTCTCTCTTCTCTCAATCCCTAAAGAAATGACGACGATGGCAAAGAAGTGTAAACCTGTCTAAGTGTTTTGTTTACTAAGGAAAGTTGTGATATTTTGTCGGTTGGCACAAGGAGTCCTTGGCAGTGAAAATGAGCTTAATTTTCCAAGTGTCCCATTTGAAATCTATATGCAACTCTTTGGGTGTTTTTAAAGTGACGTCTCCTGGGTTCACCTAAAAGTTGGTAGTGAccttctgtgtgtgttttggaaTGCAACTTGACCTGGAGCCTTCCTAAATTGTAATTTCTGTTTCCTTCTCTGCCTCAAAATATGAGCCAAGCTTTTCTTTTCAGTAGTCCCACTTgacaaatacttatatttataaagtttttttcatttcttttctgtttttattctgagCCTTGCAACAAAATCTCTCTCAAATGTGCATTGTGAATGTCTATAAAGTCTATGTCACTGTGGGCAGCAACTGCATAAGATGGTAGAGCTTTTGATGTTTCTTGGTTAATGTCACCAGCTGTGTGCGCTCAGACGTTGACCAATAGCTGTGTTTCTCCAGCTGTTTATCAACTCACTAAGTTAATTTTCCCAATATTGATTCCAGTCCAGACATTTCAAAACATCTGGGCTatgaattgaaaagaaaaacttagTTTGAAGGAAAGAAAGCAACCCG
Proteins encoded in this region:
- the LOC105933017 gene encoding uncharacterized protein LOC105933017; protein product: MQELKMSRKLPGFWVLLLLSLTSAYATRTPIRKLNSISELKTNVPQSNILELLHWFANELNTDNCNDIQLTFNPELEYGSHYYSNFNELLVKCPWGYKYYTVGNLHRDSLQQLPAYVRNARRRTIGWGRARIVFTARGSNGRWTIRQVYITQHVGTSVRDGTEYDPEHTYEITTNLLRQFRALSILQIQQRVTAENTSAFLQVSSNSNQNDYVSQYNLRPAAQISSFGYTSTHSQGSYYSHQNYRPQYNTASSDEGVVLCILGIALALFFIFVLIFLVKSKI